In Leptolyngbya sp. NIES-2104, the genomic window GCACAGATGAAAGTCGATCAGCTTTCGGATCAGCGCGTGACGATCATCGGTGCGGGCAAAATGTCGCGCTTGTTGGTACAGCATCTCTTGTCGAAAGGCGCGACGAATATTGTGATCTTGAATCGATCGATGGATCGCGCTCGTGAACTAGCGAATCTGTTTCCGGATGCGCCTCTGCGACTATTACCGATCGCAGATATGATGGACGCGATCGCACAATCGGACATTGTATTTACGAGTACTTCTTCGACCGAGCCGATTCTCGATCGAGCGAATCTCGAACCCGTACTTGATCCGAATCAGCCGCTGATGGTAATTGATATTGCCGTTCCGCGAAATGTAGCAGCCGATGTGAACGAGTTGCCGACTGTTCGAGCGTTCAATGTCGATGATTTGAAAGCGGTAGTCGCGCAGAACCAAGAAAGCCGTCGTCAAATGGCAATGGAAGCAGAAGCTTTACTCGACGAAGAAGTGGAATCATTTGAGGCTTGGTGGCGATCGCTGGAAACGGTTTCGACGATTAGCTGTTTGCGCGATAAAGTCGAAGCAATTCGGGCACAGGAATTAGAGAAAGCCTTGTCAAGATTAGGAACTGAATTCGGCGATCGACATCGCGAAGTGATTGAAGCACTTACCAAAGGGATCGTAAATAAGATTCTGCATGATCCGATGGTACAACTGCGATCGCAGCAAGATATCGAGGCGCGACGACAAGCGATGGAAACGTTGGAACTGTTGTTTAATCTCGATCGACAACAGGCAGGGGTTTGATTTGGAGCGGTCTGTGAGCTTTTCAGACCTGTTGCCCTCACTCCAAGGCGTGTTTTAGAATCCTTCGCTTCGTTCACTCCCGCCCCGGAATAGAATTCGGGGCTAATCGTGCGAAGTCCGTTAAAACCGACTAAAGACGCTGAATTTATCTCTTAGTCCCCTTCAGTAGACTTCGTTCTGTTAGCCCCGAATTCCATTCCGGGGCGGACGGACAACGAAGCGAGAAGGCTTTAAACACACCCGATATGTCTCAACGTTACTGCGACACGGTTTGAAATCCCGTTTCTCTCAGAACCTCGGTGCCACCTTGCCGAACAATCAGCGTCGTTCCTGAAGTCGTTGGACGATCGCTAATCGGAGACTGAACCGCGTAAGTGTAATTGCCATTTTGCCAAGCCGTCACAACTACACCATTTCGAGCACTAGTCTTACCTTGGGTTAAATTGATACATTTCCCTTGGGCATCACAACCGCGATAGGTTGCATTGCCCGTATTATTGACCCCAGACCAAGCCTTTAGATTCCCGATCGTAATCGTCCACTGCCCATTTGTGAGCGTTTGTGAATCTGATGTAGGCGCATTCACCAGTTCCAGACTCGTCACCACGACCCCGCTCGTACCTTGCTCGTAAACGGGGCGAACTTTCTGATTGAGAAAGGCACTCTGATTGTCGCAGGTTGCTAAACTGGTCGGAGTTGCAAACCGCTGGCTATTCGCACCTTCGAGCGTCAGCGTACAGCTTGAATTCTTAAGTTTTAACTGTCTGACTGTTGCAATCTCTGGAAGATTGTTCGATCGATTACTTGTCGGATTAGCTGCGATCGCTTCGGTCTTTGTTGGAGTCGTATCAGGCTGAGATACTGTGTTACTCGTTGCAACTGTGGGGGTCGGTTCTTGAGCGGTTGTAGTTTGAGCGGCATTGGTTTGAGCATTGCCACAGCTAATGAGACTGACAGAACAAGATGCGATCGCAGCAAATAAAAGTAGCTTTTTCATGATGGTGAGTGCCTCTCGATGTGTGTTGTGAAGCCAGCTACAGCAACTCGAAAAGCAATTCCCGAAACAGAAAATACTAAACTTTCAACCGAGTGATCGCAATCTGACCTGATAAACAGATATCCACATCAGAACCTCGATCGCGCTTGCGGGCGGCATACTTACCACAGTAATAAAATTCATCACCTTCGATCCGAAAATCACTCGGTAGCGGCTGTGTACAAGGCTCACAGAAAATCATCTCAGGATCAGGTGCATCTGGTTCCACATACGGAAGATTCACATTCCAGTAAGTTCCTGTCTCATAAGGTCGATCGATTAATTCTTGCAATACTTTTGCAGCTAACTGAGTCGATCGATCCCAATCGACCGGAATTCGACCTTTCTTATACTGCGAAATTGCAATTC contains:
- a CDS encoding glutamyl-tRNA reductase — encoded protein: MNIAVVGLTHKTAPVEVREKLSIPEPVCDKAIAQLCSYPHIEEVAVLSTCNRLELYLVTSDTEQGIREVNQFLSEHSKLPSSRLRPYLFTLLHQDAVMHLMRVASGLDSLVLGEGQILAQVKQCHKLGQQHRGIGRVLNQLFKQGISAGKRVRTETSIGTGAVSISSAAVELAQMKVDQLSDQRVTIIGAGKMSRLLVQHLLSKGATNIVILNRSMDRARELANLFPDAPLRLLPIADMMDAIAQSDIVFTSTSSTEPILDRANLEPVLDPNQPLMVIDIAVPRNVAADVNELPTVRAFNVDDLKAVVAQNQESRRQMAMEAEALLDEEVESFEAWWRSLETVSTISCLRDKVEAIRAQELEKALSRLGTEFGDRHREVIEALTKGIVNKILHDPMVQLRSQQDIEARRQAMETLELLFNLDRQQAGV